One window from the genome of Natrialba magadii ATCC 43099 encodes:
- the rpiA gene encoding ribose-5-phosphate isomerase RpiA: MKTEGGSDTAKQHAGERAADAVEDGTVVGLGTGSTAAYAIEAIGQAVADGLDVRAIPTSFQSRQLALEYDIPLTTLDAVDGVDLAIDGADQVVDDPESAAHGALIKGGGGAHAREKLVDAAADRFLVVADPSKLTTDLDRSVPLEVLPDAHTVVTERVRALDGEPTLRDAEHKDGPVVTDNGNLLLDCEFGTIADPDALATTLASIPGVVEHGLFVGLADVTYIGTADGVDVRTY; encoded by the coding sequence ATGAAGACCGAGGGCGGGAGCGACACGGCGAAGCAACACGCAGGCGAGCGGGCGGCCGACGCCGTCGAGGACGGCACCGTTGTCGGCCTTGGAACCGGCTCGACGGCCGCCTACGCAATCGAAGCCATCGGACAGGCCGTCGCCGACGGCCTCGACGTTCGGGCCATCCCCACGTCGTTCCAGTCGCGCCAGTTGGCACTCGAGTACGACATTCCACTGACGACACTCGACGCCGTCGACGGCGTGGATCTCGCGATCGACGGCGCGGATCAGGTGGTTGACGATCCCGAGTCGGCCGCACACGGCGCACTCATCAAGGGTGGCGGGGGCGCACATGCCCGCGAGAAACTCGTCGATGCGGCCGCGGACCGGTTCCTCGTCGTCGCCGATCCGTCGAAGCTCACGACCGACCTCGACCGGTCGGTTCCACTCGAAGTGCTCCCCGACGCTCACACCGTCGTCACCGAGCGCGTTCGGGCACTGGACGGCGAGCCAACGCTTCGCGACGCCGAGCACAAGGACGGTCCAGTCGTCACCGACAACGGAAATCTACTCCTCGACTGTGAGTTTGGCACAATTGCAGATCCAGACGCGCTCGCGACCACACTCGCTTCGATTCCGGGCGTCGTCGAACACGGCCTGTTCGTCGGACTGGCTGACGTTACCTACATCGGAACGGCCGATGGTGTGGACGTTCGGACGTACTGA
- the fni gene encoding type 2 isopentenyl-diphosphate Delta-isomerase, translating to MPETSDRKDDHIRIIEEEDVETAGTGFADIDLVHEALPEIHRDEIDTTIELFGHELAAPIVIESMTGGHPNTTKINRALAEAAQEMNIAMGVGSQRAGIELDDEDLLESYTVVRDVAPDAFLYGNVGAAQLLEYDVEDVEAAVEMIDADAMAIHLNFLQEAVQPEGDIDARGCLAEIGHVASDLSVPVVVKETGNGISRETASRLTDAGVDAIDVAGQGGTTWSGIESYRAAAVGASRQEKIGQLFRAWGVPTAVSTLESAAVHDCVIASGGVRSGLDIAKAIALGARAGGLAKPFLGPAGQGTDAVVDLIEQLELELRTAMFVTGSASVADLQEAEYVVGGRTKQYLDERRRDR from the coding sequence ATGCCCGAAACATCCGACAGGAAAGACGACCACATCCGCATCATCGAGGAGGAAGACGTCGAGACGGCAGGCACCGGTTTTGCCGACATCGACCTCGTCCACGAGGCACTGCCGGAGATTCACCGCGACGAAATCGACACCACGATCGAACTGTTCGGGCACGAGTTAGCGGCCCCGATCGTTATCGAGAGCATGACCGGCGGCCACCCAAACACGACCAAAATCAACCGCGCACTCGCCGAAGCCGCCCAGGAGATGAACATCGCCATGGGCGTCGGCAGCCAGCGTGCCGGCATCGAACTCGACGACGAGGACCTACTCGAGTCCTACACCGTCGTCCGCGACGTCGCACCCGACGCGTTCCTCTACGGTAACGTCGGCGCGGCACAGCTACTCGAGTACGATGTCGAGGACGTCGAGGCGGCCGTCGAGATGATCGACGCCGACGCGATGGCGATCCACCTCAACTTCTTACAGGAGGCCGTCCAGCCGGAAGGCGACATCGACGCCCGCGGCTGTCTCGCCGAAATCGGCCACGTCGCGAGCGATCTCTCGGTGCCGGTCGTCGTCAAGGAAACGGGCAACGGCATCTCGCGCGAGACCGCGAGCCGCCTCACCGACGCCGGCGTCGACGCCATCGACGTCGCCGGCCAGGGCGGCACCACGTGGTCCGGCATCGAATCCTATCGCGCCGCCGCCGTCGGCGCGTCCCGCCAGGAGAAGATCGGGCAACTGTTCCGCGCCTGGGGCGTCCCGACTGCCGTGAGTACACTCGAGTCCGCCGCGGTGCACGATTGCGTGATCGCGAGCGGTGGCGTCCGCTCGGGGCTCGACATCGCGAAGGCGATCGCCCTCGGCGCTCGTGCAGGTGGCCTCGCGAAGCCGTTCCTCGGCCCGGCGGGCCAGGGCACCGACGCAGTCGTCGACCTGATCGAGCAACTCGAACTCGAGTTGCGGACGGCAATGTTCGTCACGGGATCGGCCTCCGTCGCTGACTTGCAGGAGGCAGAGTACGTCGTTGGCGGCCGAACGAAGCAGTATCTCGACGAGCGCCGTCGAGACCGATAA
- a CDS encoding DUF1931 family protein gives MADLIVKAAVKEALDDKNVASDFYDALDEEVDELLEDAARRAEANDRKTVQPRDL, from the coding sequence ATGGCAGACCTTATCGTCAAAGCTGCTGTGAAGGAAGCGCTCGATGACAAGAACGTCGCCTCGGACTTCTACGACGCACTCGACGAGGAAGTCGACGAACTCCTCGAAGACGCTGCCCGCCGCGCAGAGGCAAACGACCGAAAGACGGTCCAGCCGCGCGACCTGTAA
- the larB gene encoding nickel pincer cofactor biosynthesis protein LarB translates to MRELLDAVADGTLSPEQAEAELNGYVTGEAGRFDAARQSRRGIPEAILAEGKSDAQVVALAETALETTDRALLTRVNDDQIDALRTALAESVPDATIERRGTTVRVLGPDFDQPELEATVGIVTAGTVDKPVADEAEIVCADAGATIDRVDDVGVAALSRTLDQVERFRDADVLIVAAGREGALPTVIAGLVDTPVIAVPVSSGYGHGGDGEAALAGLLQSCTVLSVVNIDAGFVAGAQAILIARAIHGS, encoded by the coding sequence ATGCGCGAACTCCTTGATGCCGTCGCTGACGGCACCCTCTCTCCCGAACAGGCTGAGGCCGAGCTCAATGGCTACGTCACCGGTGAGGCCGGCCGCTTCGACGCGGCCAGACAGTCACGACGAGGTATCCCCGAGGCAATCCTCGCCGAGGGCAAGTCCGACGCACAGGTCGTCGCGCTCGCAGAGACTGCACTCGAGACGACCGATCGAGCGCTGCTCACGCGCGTCAATGACGACCAGATCGACGCGCTCCGAACGGCACTGGCCGAGTCTGTGCCCGATGCGACGATCGAGCGCCGCGGGACGACCGTCCGCGTGCTTGGGCCCGACTTCGATCAGCCGGAACTCGAGGCGACCGTCGGTATCGTGACGGCGGGCACGGTCGACAAGCCGGTCGCCGACGAGGCCGAAATCGTCTGCGCCGATGCGGGCGCAACGATCGACCGGGTGGACGACGTTGGCGTCGCGGCCCTCTCACGAACGCTCGACCAGGTCGAGCGCTTTCGCGATGCGGACGTCTTAATCGTTGCTGCAGGACGGGAGGGAGCGCTGCCGACCGTCATCGCCGGCCTCGTCGATACGCCGGTCATTGCAGTTCCCGTCTCGAGTGGCTACGGCCACGGCGGCGACGGTGAGGCGGCCCTGGCGGGCCTGCTCCAGTCCTGTACGGTACTATCGGTCGTCAACATCGACGCTGGCTTCGTGGCCGGCGCACAGGCTATCTTGATTGCGCGCGCAATCCATGGGTCCTAG
- a CDS encoding DUF7563 family protein codes for MPKCDHCDAHVSERFARVFADAHGEIRACISCSANAGIAEASRERARQL; via the coding sequence ATGCCCAAGTGTGACCACTGCGACGCGCACGTTTCCGAACGGTTCGCGCGTGTCTTCGCCGACGCACACGGCGAAATCCGCGCGTGTATTAGCTGCTCGGCCAATGCGGGAATCGCTGAAGCCTCACGTGAGCGTGCCCGTCAATTGTAA
- a CDS encoding DUF5518 domain-containing protein, translating into MRQTVDPDFEFDRGPVLWGAIAVVILGFAVNFLLNRPLWLVLVALVGGGVAAARSDFYEVPANNGAVAAVLGTLVLIPFLAFARVSWLFGIEGSGDTLFLSAVLGLAWVAIVLIVLAPLGYVGGMLVDIIRRRVGGPIGY; encoded by the coding sequence ATGAGGCAGACAGTCGACCCCGACTTCGAGTTCGACCGCGGACCCGTGCTCTGGGGAGCGATTGCAGTCGTGATCCTGGGGTTCGCCGTGAACTTTCTCCTGAATCGACCGCTGTGGCTCGTTCTGGTCGCGCTGGTCGGCGGTGGCGTTGCGGCCGCCCGGAGTGACTTCTACGAGGTCCCGGCCAACAACGGCGCTGTCGCAGCAGTCCTCGGAACGCTCGTATTGATTCCGTTTCTGGCGTTCGCACGCGTCTCCTGGTTGTTCGGTATCGAGGGCAGCGGGGATACGCTATTTCTTTCGGCTGTTCTCGGTCTTGCCTGGGTCGCCATCGTCCTCATCGTGCTCGCGCCGCTCGGATACGTTGGCGGGATGCTGGTCGATATAATCCGTCGCCGGGTCGGTGGACCGATCGGTTACTGA
- a CDS encoding GIY-YIG nuclease family protein, translating to MSEPDVTGDSAGGGKPESNGTGTSTGTSTSTSTGTSTSTGTDPDTEAAANRHVVYVLECADGSLYTGYTTDLERRVAEHNAGEGAKYTRGRTPVEVCYHERYETRSAAMSREYEIKQLTRTQKERLVGLE from the coding sequence ATGTCGGAGCCAGACGTCACAGGCGACTCGGCCGGTGGGGGAAAGCCGGAGAGCAATGGGACCGGCACCAGCACCGGGACCAGCACCAGCACCAGCACCGGGACCAGCACCAGCACCGGCACCGACCCCGACACCGAAGCCGCCGCCAACCGCCACGTCGTCTACGTACTCGAGTGCGCCGACGGCTCGCTTTACACCGGCTACACGACCGACCTCGAAAGACGGGTCGCCGAACACAACGCGGGTGAGGGTGCGAAGTACACCCGCGGGCGAACGCCAGTCGAGGTCTGCTATCACGAGCGCTACGAGACGCGTTCGGCCGCCATGTCTCGTGAGTACGAGATCAAGCAGTTGACCCGCACACAGAAGGAGCGACTCGTTGGCCTCGAGTGA
- a CDS encoding NADPH-dependent FMN reductase translates to MSRSTPSVLAVSGSLRDESYTRTALQYALRAAAEAGAETTLLDLREYDLPLYDPNVDEQGDEQEVKALMREADAVALGTPVYHGSYSGALKNFHDYCGWDEYEDTTVGLLATAGGGSYGSTLDHLRITVRGVHGWVLPHQVGLRNANKKFEKDPDAIDGRRFRDTDLQERVEKLGWSLTEYAFIDPSVTSTRAAGDD, encoded by the coding sequence ATGAGTCGCTCCACACCCTCCGTCCTCGCGGTTAGCGGGAGCCTCCGCGACGAGAGTTACACGCGAACCGCGCTGCAGTACGCCCTGCGAGCAGCTGCTGAGGCCGGTGCCGAAACGACGCTGCTCGACCTCCGCGAGTACGACCTGCCGCTCTACGATCCCAACGTCGACGAACAGGGTGACGAACAGGAGGTGAAGGCCCTCATGCGGGAGGCAGACGCCGTGGCACTCGGCACACCGGTCTACCACGGCTCGTACTCGGGCGCGCTGAAGAACTTTCACGACTACTGTGGCTGGGACGAGTACGAAGACACCACCGTCGGCCTGCTTGCGACTGCCGGCGGCGGCAGTTATGGGTCGACACTCGACCACCTACGGATCACGGTCCGGGGCGTCCACGGCTGGGTACTGCCCCACCAGGTCGGCCTTCGCAATGCGAATAAGAAGTTCGAGAAGGATCCTGACGCGATCGACGGGCGTCGGTTCCGCGACACCGACCTGCAGGAGCGGGTGGAAAAACTTGGGTGGAGCCTCACCGAGTACGCGTTCATCGATCCCAGCGTTACGTCGACGCGGGCGGCCGGCGACGATTGA
- a CDS encoding phosphohexomutase domain-containing protein translates to MDAITFGTDGWRATLETFTTPRVRMVGQGVATYLADEGRDAPVVVGYDARESSRGFAEELARVLCANGFDVLLPERDCPTPLVAHAIVERDLAGGLAITASHNPPEYNGVKFIPHTGAPALPEVTDAIADRLAEPDPLPESEHGTVREVDLETPHADAVFDLVGSITAGDDSAISHSDTDSRDSTAGDTDSRDSKAGDSAPDDAIIESDFTVAYDAMHGSGRGVTDAALERAGLTVERLRCERDPDFGGGAPEPAAEHLTELIDRVTDPNSAPVLGLANDGDADRLAIVTPARGYLDENLFFAALYEYLLESDAGSAVRSVSTTYLIDRVAEAHAEAVHEVPVGFKWVAQAMADHDALVGGEESGGFTVRGHVREKDGVLVALLAAAMHAAEPIDDRVDRLLDTHGTVVQDKISVDCPDEEKGRVLGALESEIPETVAGTTVADVNTADGFKLLLEDGSWLLVRPSGTEPVLRVYAEAETDERVATLLDAGESLVEPLVESRG, encoded by the coding sequence ATGGACGCCATCACGTTCGGCACCGACGGCTGGCGAGCGACACTCGAGACGTTCACGACGCCACGCGTCCGCATGGTCGGCCAGGGCGTCGCAACGTACCTCGCTGACGAGGGTCGGGACGCCCCCGTCGTCGTCGGGTACGACGCCCGCGAGAGTTCGCGTGGCTTCGCCGAAGAACTCGCCAGAGTGCTGTGTGCGAACGGCTTCGACGTGTTGCTCCCCGAGCGAGACTGTCCGACGCCGCTCGTGGCTCACGCGATCGTTGAGCGCGACCTCGCCGGTGGCCTTGCGATTACGGCCTCGCACAATCCGCCGGAGTACAACGGCGTGAAGTTCATTCCACATACCGGCGCGCCGGCACTTCCAGAAGTCACGGACGCGATTGCCGACCGTCTTGCGGAACCGGACCCACTCCCCGAATCCGAGCACGGCACCGTCCGGGAGGTTGATCTCGAGACACCACACGCCGATGCGGTGTTCGATCTCGTCGGGTCGATTACCGCGGGCGATGATAGCGCTATCAGCCACAGCGACACCGATTCACGTGACAGCACGGCCGGCGACACCGATTCACGTGACAGCAAGGCCGGGGACAGCGCGCCCGACGACGCAATCATCGAATCGGACTTCACCGTCGCCTACGACGCCATGCACGGCAGCGGCCGCGGCGTCACGGACGCCGCCCTCGAGCGCGCCGGCCTCACTGTCGAACGCCTGCGCTGTGAGCGTGACCCCGATTTCGGCGGCGGCGCACCCGAACCGGCCGCGGAGCACCTCACCGAACTGATCGACCGCGTCACCGACCCCAATAGTGCGCCCGTCCTCGGCCTCGCAAACGACGGCGACGCCGACCGCCTCGCCATCGTCACACCTGCCCGCGGCTACCTCGACGAGAACCTCTTTTTCGCCGCGCTGTACGAGTACCTACTCGAGTCCGACGCTGGCTCGGCGGTCCGCTCGGTCTCGACGACGTACCTCATCGACCGCGTCGCCGAGGCACACGCTGAGGCTGTCCACGAGGTCCCGGTCGGTTTCAAATGGGTCGCACAGGCGATGGCCGACCACGACGCCCTCGTCGGCGGCGAGGAGTCCGGCGGCTTCACCGTCCGCGGACACGTCCGCGAGAAAGACGGCGTCCTCGTGGCGCTGCTCGCAGCCGCCATGCACGCCGCGGAACCGATCGACGACCGGGTCGACCGACTGCTCGACACCCACGGCACCGTCGTGCAAGACAAGATCAGCGTCGACTGTCCCGACGAAGAGAAGGGTCGTGTACTCGGTGCACTCGAGTCCGAAATTCCCGAGACTGTTGCCGGCACGACGGTTGCGGACGTGAACACTGCGGATGGATTCAAGCTGCTACTCGAGGACGGCTCGTGGCTACTCGTTCGGCCGAGCGGGACGGAGCCCGTGTTACGTGTTTATGCGGAGGCCGAGACGGACGAGCGTGTAGCGACGCTACTCGACGCTGGCGAGTCGTTGGTCGAACCGCTCGTCGAGTCACGCGGCTAA
- the cysE gene encoding serine O-acetyltransferase: protein MIGRLREDTRAMCDRDPAARRCLEVALTYPGVHAVWGHRVTHRLWNSGFRLLARLLSHLVRLLTGVEVHPAATVGRRVTIDHGMGVVIGETAEVGDDVHMYHGVTLGGDTNEPVKRHPTVEDGVKIGANATLLGDITIGEDAAVGAGSVVTDDVEAGATVVGVPARRIDD from the coding sequence ATGATCGGACGACTGCGTGAGGACACGCGGGCGATGTGCGACCGGGATCCGGCCGCGCGACGGTGTCTCGAGGTCGCGCTCACCTATCCCGGAGTCCACGCCGTCTGGGGGCACAGAGTCACCCACCGGCTCTGGAACAGCGGTTTTCGACTGCTCGCTCGACTCCTGTCGCATCTCGTGCGACTTTTGACGGGCGTCGAGGTCCACCCCGCCGCGACGGTTGGACGACGAGTGACGATCGATCACGGGATGGGCGTCGTCATCGGCGAAACCGCCGAAGTCGGCGACGACGTGCACATGTACCACGGCGTCACGCTTGGCGGTGATACGAACGAGCCGGTGAAGCGACACCCGACGGTCGAAGACGGTGTGAAGATCGGTGCGAACGCGACGCTGCTCGGCGATATCACGATCGGTGAGGATGCTGCCGTCGGTGCGGGGTCGGTCGTCACCGACGACGTTGAGGCCGGCGCGACAGTAGTTGGTGTTCCGGCACGGCGAATTGACGACTGA
- a CDS encoding metallophosphoesterase family protein yields the protein MKVGLISDVHGNRVALETVLADMPPVDELCCAGDVVGYNPWPGDCVDELRERDVPTVLGNHDAAVAGETPFRFNGMAQAGVEYARSQLTEGQCAWLEGLPTERLECDGRIKLVHGHPDDPQRYSRYTYPKDFSAQLLDEEDVLVLGHTHVQGVERFAEGIVVNPGSVGQPRDGDPRAGYAVVDLAAMTVETHRVEYDVETVQEEVGEVGLPERIGSRLARGK from the coding sequence ATGAAGGTCGGTCTCATCTCGGACGTCCACGGGAATCGGGTCGCCCTCGAGACGGTCCTCGCGGACATGCCACCGGTCGACGAACTCTGCTGTGCCGGCGACGTCGTCGGCTACAACCCCTGGCCGGGAGACTGCGTCGACGAACTGCGCGAGCGAGACGTCCCAACCGTGCTCGGGAACCACGACGCCGCTGTCGCCGGCGAGACGCCGTTCCGGTTCAACGGGATGGCGCAGGCAGGCGTCGAGTACGCCCGCTCCCAACTGACGGAAGGGCAGTGTGCATGGCTCGAGGGGTTGCCGACGGAGCGACTCGAGTGCGACGGGCGCATCAAGCTTGTCCATGGGCATCCCGACGATCCACAGCGCTACTCGCGGTACACGTATCCCAAGGACTTCTCGGCGCAGTTACTCGACGAAGAGGACGTGCTGGTGCTCGGCCACACGCACGTACAAGGGGTCGAACGCTTCGCTGAGGGGATCGTTGTCAATCCCGGGAGCGTCGGCCAGCCACGAGATGGTGATCCGCGGGCGGGCTACGCGGTCGTCGATCTGGCGGCGATGACCGTCGAGACGCATCGTGTCGAGTACGACGTAGAGACGGTGCAAGAGGAAGTCGGGGAGGTAGGGCTACCGGAGCGAATCGGGAGCCGACTTGCGCGAGGGAAGTGA
- a CDS encoding IMP cyclohydrolase, whose product MYVGRFVVVGPEGGAYRVSSRSFPNRAITARDDAEALTVGPTEDAPDTDNPYVSYNCLRVVETPTGETVAFGNGSHVDPIAEKLELGYPARDALAESLLALDYEKDDYDTPRIAATITDDGEALIGTVRKDALLVETVDEPTLVATYEKDTPEPIEFDAESATAAASESYALEFEHAVCAAGVSRTEDGFETAIENGD is encoded by the coding sequence ATGTACGTCGGACGATTCGTCGTCGTTGGCCCGGAGGGTGGCGCGTACCGCGTCTCCTCCCGGTCGTTCCCGAACCGAGCAATTACTGCGCGAGACGATGCTGAGGCGCTTACTGTCGGCCCGACCGAGGATGCGCCGGACACCGACAACCCGTACGTCTCCTACAACTGCCTGCGCGTCGTCGAGACGCCGACTGGCGAGACGGTCGCCTTCGGCAACGGCTCGCACGTCGACCCGATCGCGGAGAAACTCGAGTTGGGCTATCCCGCGCGGGACGCGCTCGCGGAGAGTCTGCTCGCGCTCGACTACGAGAAGGACGACTACGACACGCCGCGGATAGCGGCGACGATCACTGACGATGGCGAGGCACTGATCGGTACCGTCCGCAAGGACGCGCTGCTCGTCGAGACCGTCGACGAACCGACGCTCGTGGCGACCTACGAGAAGGACACACCGGAACCGATCGAGTTCGATGCCGAGAGTGCTACGGCGGCAGCCAGCGAGAGCTACGCACTCGAGTTCGAACACGCAGTGTGTGCGGCAGGGGTTTCCCGAACCGAGGACGGCTTCGAAACGGCGATCGAGAACGGGGACTGA
- a CDS encoding homing endonuclease associated repeat-containing protein, with product MTTEDECLEALREAAERLGESPTKAQYEELGLTPASATIIRTCGGWNDAKERAGLETSYSRGSRVRRKPDEIELPEGLSWDALSVDQRWHYRNTDWNTERTLRRRSRLRSWLDEQKRERGCSRCDVNTAACLDFHHVDATTKRMAVGRMVTFGYGRDALRNEIAKCTVVCANCHRAIHHTPPERELRTWTDNQKRAAGCNRCGESDPACLDFHHVGDVKEATVAQLVANDQPKERIRAEIERCHVLCANCHRKEHHDSTMC from the coding sequence GTGACTACGGAAGACGAGTGTCTCGAGGCACTCCGGGAGGCTGCCGAACGACTTGGTGAGTCGCCGACGAAAGCACAGTACGAGGAACTCGGGCTGACACCCGCCTCTGCGACGATTATTCGAACGTGTGGTGGCTGGAACGACGCGAAGGAACGGGCCGGGCTCGAGACATCGTACTCGAGGGGGTCTCGAGTAAGACGGAAGCCAGACGAGATCGAACTTCCCGAGGGACTGTCCTGGGATGCGCTCTCTGTGGATCAGCGGTGGCACTACCGAAACACCGACTGGAACACGGAGCGGACGTTACGCCGCCGTTCTCGATTGCGATCCTGGCTCGACGAACAAAAGCGAGAACGCGGCTGTTCTCGGTGCGACGTGAACACTGCAGCCTGTCTCGATTTCCATCACGTCGATGCGACAACAAAACGGATGGCAGTCGGACGAATGGTAACCTTCGGATACGGCCGGGACGCACTTCGAAACGAGATTGCAAAGTGTACCGTCGTCTGTGCGAATTGCCACCGAGCAATTCATCATACGCCACCGGAGCGAGAACTCCGGACATGGACGGACAATCAAAAACGTGCTGCTGGCTGTAATCGATGCGGAGAATCGGACCCCGCCTGTTTAGACTTCCACCACGTAGGGGACGTGAAGGAGGCAACTGTCGCACAACTGGTCGCAAACGACCAACCAAAAGAGCGAATCAGGGCTGAAATCGAGCGATGCCACGTTCTCTGTGCAAACTGTCATCGAAAGGAACACCACGACTCGACGATGTGCTAA
- a CDS encoding rhodanese-like domain-containing protein, with the protein MKRRTLLRATGGAVLGGSVGLAGCLDQFSDSESDNTDSHDFPPEYETETFNGQTVPFAPLEDVAEWWEDDEAYFVDTRTQPQYDEAHIEGAVFSPAPDGLESSDPVSDWGTDTRIVTYCVCPIAQAGQRAAVLLDNGYTDVYGLADGFNPWRENGHPVESNDGQASLSTYEIEGETDPADAGEYALAVHPDTGQREASRIDANGGYELSLHFVDVPDSSLLELRTPSYELEGTIEEFSSATVRA; encoded by the coding sequence ATGAAGAGACGAACGCTTCTCCGAGCGACTGGTGGCGCGGTTCTCGGTGGCTCGGTCGGTCTCGCCGGGTGTCTGGACCAGTTTTCGGATTCTGAGTCCGACAACACCGACTCTCACGACTTCCCGCCAGAATACGAAACCGAGACGTTCAACGGTCAGACCGTCCCGTTCGCGCCGCTCGAGGACGTCGCTGAGTGGTGGGAGGACGACGAGGCGTACTTTGTCGATACACGAACGCAGCCACAATACGACGAGGCACACATCGAGGGTGCCGTCTTCAGCCCGGCACCGGACGGACTGGAGTCGAGCGACCCGGTCTCCGACTGGGGTACCGACACGCGAATCGTCACCTACTGTGTCTGCCCGATTGCACAGGCAGGCCAACGCGCGGCGGTTCTTCTCGATAACGGCTACACGGATGTCTACGGTCTCGCGGACGGGTTTAATCCCTGGCGCGAGAACGGCCACCCCGTTGAGAGCAACGATGGCCAGGCGTCACTATCGACCTACGAAATCGAGGGCGAGACGGACCCCGCAGACGCCGGCGAGTACGCACTCGCGGTCCACCCCGACACCGGTCAGCGTGAAGCCAGTCGCATCGACGCGAACGGCGGGTACGAACTGTCGCTACACTTCGTCGACGTTCCCGACTCGTCGCTACTCGAGTTGCGGACGCCGAGCTACGAACTCGAGGGGACGATCGAGGAGTTCTCGTCGGCGACTGTTCGCGCCTGA